Proteins encoded together in one Plutella xylostella chromosome 17, ilPluXylo3.1, whole genome shotgun sequence window:
- the LOC105381184 gene encoding testis-expressed protein 2 isoform X4: MDIPGASKTPNTSLSFRYNANNEELEELFNPCEDDPPTPVCDTPASTNSENASPKKTDKTSIIDKYFKSMRVERIDKIEETKGDLGKPIEDVKTSTPSKEVSSSPVKDYLSRLSKRNTSSASDVGPEVKETNETWKIFHDFKYKIAQAVEDMKSRSVDETKDKAVQRDNSISDSEDNSAIKDLDISVGDTDNQVSSLDSSIQNLSEITQPVTAKANELESSLPKDDNSDATDDTHKNLEENIADILKSELDDGLEVESGVEAFEDIDMDVIPDNSLLDEIEGGTRPANADLTLKPSTPTHFPYRLPQDNDKYNKPQTPTVDQKTYLFSCTLYILTFLLLLNYTIFPNSYLWNGFLLGMWFFYFLSSLKQYVLDTYFTDRDDDPPYFKLKKNKIPEPVSYTIPSVKEHRPLKKYEGWINHYRFPEYDPYTYHINKTTTAFMKLEGCSLRISYTKTKVAKRALWDEQIDKVTFYQHRLYNLTGARVILLPKGLVKKRQWSKKYPICVILSENEKIEVLEKETPPAAAETKDKKSAEATPDKKKDVPDVESAETNTASPEKKKKFVWRKRDKSVNSHTDSEGGREGLRHRLVRKMHRDKKAESVASSTEPVEASTEKARTDSPTQEDIELVTRSTTSTRVPDDEDEEPDMLRIKDFLEEAEGEEEGAGEGEWSVHVKTSRDKHSRLYLFTRTGRDKHEWFRRLNLAVEEANASCESSSAAEDRSSDVSERETQSAAVYCVQDKEVKFSGKTHKTESISDSVPQMPSQGLLDNQRDFGSYEKTFWPFLFKILQTKSSPTTACECRMLPPEVTWVNTVLARMVFDAMRDPNLVARVQDRIQRKLHTMKLPSFMSPLIVTNLSLAGACPLLEHVSAPTWDARGVWLDAALRYDGGAYITILTQINLMKLKEKNLTLEEHLLTTASENVVEDDLSASRIFSEKQLRERKPAIFDSEFEDSAESSSDDESPQMQPVDSNETMALDAQPPEPNGDRSGRRRYMKWESFGVCVQM; the protein is encoded by the exons ATGGACATTCCCGGCGCAA GTAAAACGCCAAATACTTCATTGTCGTTCAGATATAATGCCAACAATGAGGAATTAGAGGAGCTTTTTAATCCATGTGAAGATGACCCCCCTACACCCGTGTGTGACACTCCAGCCAGCACCAACAGTGAGAATGCTAGTCCCAAGAAAACCGATAAAACCTCCATCATAGACAAATACTTTAAATCTATGAGAGTGGAAAGGATTGACAAAATAGAAGAGACTAAAGGTGATTTAGGGAAGCCAATTGAAGATGTTAAAACCAGCACACCAAGCAAGGAAGTGTCATCATCCCCAGTCAAAGACTACTTGAGTCGCCTGAGCAAGCGGAACACATCATCTGCATCTGATGTAGGGCCTGAAGTGAAGGAAACTAATGAAACATGGAAAATATTTCACGatttcaaatataaaattgcaCAAGCTGTGGAAGACATGAAATCTCGGTCTGTTGATG AGACAAAAGACAAGGCTGTCCAAAGAGACAACTCAATATCAGACTCGGAAGACAATTCTGCCATAAAAGATTTAGATATTAGTGTAGGAGATACTGACAATCAG GTGTCTTCACTAGATAGCAGTATTCAGAATTTGTCTGAGATAACCCAGCCTGTTACCGCTAAAGCGAATGAACTTGAGTCCAGCCTTCCTAAAGATGACAACTCCGATGCCACAGATGATACACATAAGAACTTAG AAGAAAATATTGCTGACATTCTAAAGAGTGAGTTGGATGATGGCCTGGAGGTAGAATCAGGAGTGGAGGCATTTGAAGACATTGACATGGATGTGATTCCGGATAACTCACTATTGGATGAGATAGAGGGAGGGACAAGACCCGCCAATGCAGACCTGACGCTTAAACCCTCGACGCCGACACACTTCCCATACCGCCTACCTCAAGACAATGACAAATATAACAAGCCACAAACTCCAACAGTAGATCAAAAGACCTATCTCTTTAGTTGCACTTTGTATATTCTAACATTTCTACTTCTACTCAACTATACAATTTTTCCCAATTCCTACCTTTGGAATGGTTTTCTGCTAGGAATGTGGTTCTTTTATTTCTTGAGCAGCTTGAAGCAGTATGTCTTAGACACATATTTCACCGATCGAGATGATGATCCACCATACTTTAAGTTGAAGAAGAATAAGATACCTGAACCGGTTTCTTACACCATACCATCAGTTAAAGAACACAGGCCCTTGAAGAAATATGAG gGTTGGATTAACCATTACAGGTTCCCAGAATATGACCCTTACACGTACCACATCAACAAAACTACAACTGCATTTATGAAACTCGAAG gttgtagTCTCAGGATATCATACACAAAGACGAAAGTGGCCAAGCGCGCGCTGTGGGACGAGCAAATAGACAAAGTGACGTTCTACCAACACAGATTGTACAATCTGACTGGCGCCAGGGTGATACTGCTTCCTAAAGGCCTTGTGAAGAAAAG ACAATGGAGCAAAAAGTACCCAATATGTGTGATACTGAGCGAGAACGAGAAGATAGAGGTTTTAGAAAAGGAGACACCGCCCGCAGCTGCCGAAACCAAGGACAAGAAATCGGCGGAGGCTACTCCAGACAAGAAGAAAGATGTTCCGGATGTGGAGAGTGCAGAGACGAACACTGCCAGTCcagagaagaagaagaagtttgTGTGGAGGAAGAGAGATAAAAG CGTCAACTCTCACACTGATAGTGAAGGTGGAAGGGAAGGACTTCGCCATAGACTCGTCAGGAAAATGCACAGAG ACAAGAAAGCAGAATCAGTAGCGTCATCCACAGAGCCAGTGGAGGCGTCCACAGAGAAGGCCCGCACTGACTCGCCGACGCAGGAAGACATCGAGCTGGTCACCAGGTCCACCACCAGCACCAGGGTCCCTGATGATGAGGACGAGGAGCCGGACATGCTGAGGATCAAGGACTTCTTGGAGGAAGCT GAGGGTGAGGAGGAGGGCGCGGGGGAGGGCGAGTGGAGCGTGCACGTGAAGACGTCCCGAGACAAACACTCGCGCCTGTACTTGTTCACGAGGACCGGCAGGGACAAACATGAGTG GTTCCGCCGACTAAACCTAGCAGTAGAAGAAGCCAACGCATCATGCGAGTCGTCATCAGCCGCTGAAGACCGCTCCAGCGACGTGAGCGAGAGGGAGACGCAGAGCGCCGCCGTGTACTGCGTCCAAGACAAGGAGGTCAAATTCTCGGGGAAAACT CATAAAACGGAATCTATCTCTGATTCAGTGCCTCAGATGCCTTCCCAAGGTCTGTTGGACAACCAGCGAGACTTCGGTTCCTACGAGAAGACCTTCTGGCCGTTCCTCTTTAAAATTCTACAG ACAAAGTCCTCTCCTACCACAGCGTGCGAATGCCGGATGCTTCCGCCGGAAGTGACGTGGGTGAACACGGTGCTCGCGCGGATGGTGTTTGATGCTATGAGGGACCCCAACCTGGTGGCCAGGGTGCAGGACCGCATACAGAGGAAGCTGCATACTATGAAG CTCCCCTCATTCATGAGTCCGCTCATCGTGACGAACCTGTCTCTGGCGGGCGCGTGTCCACTGCTCGAGCACGTGTCGGCGCCGACGTGGGACGCGCGCGGCGTGTGGCTCGACGCCGCCCTGAGATACGACGGCGGCGCCTACATCACCATCCTCACGCAGATCAACCTCATGAAGCTCAAGGAGAAGA ACTTAACATTGGAAGAGCACTTGCTAACGACTGCGTCAGAAAATGTGGTGGAGGACGACTTGTCGGCATCCAGAATATTCTCCGAAAAACAACTCAGG GAGCGCAAGCCGGCCATCTTCGACTCTGAGTTCGAGGACTCGGCGGAGTCGAGCAGCGACGACGAGAGCCCGCAGATGCAGCCCGTCGACAGCAACGAGACCATGGCATTAGACGCACa ACCTCCTGAACCGAATGGTGACAGAAGTGGACGCAGAAGGTACATGAAATGGGAAAGTTTCGGTGTTTGTGTGCAAATGTGA